In Camelus dromedarius isolate mCamDro1 chromosome 24, mCamDro1.pat, whole genome shotgun sequence, one genomic interval encodes:
- the IGSF6 gene encoding immunoglobulin superfamily member 6, giving the protein MHTPPTSHIHTEMEAVNGGKIILSLGINLILFSVGAAGDCIVSIYQPPYLDVNYTQKPVTMQCSFSTAGCPAEQPAILWFRYGAHQPENLCLDGCTKETDKFTVVNLAQDKVSLTINRVAFDDSAIYICGVAFPSSAGPRAKGTGEGTVLVVRDTKVLSKELLAPTILLSLLCVYVTGVFGVFIVLAKSKSNTLRKKETEDSQKKKSARRIFQEIAQELYNKRHVERSQQPEKDNTYENRRGLSNYERP; this is encoded by the exons atgcacactCCCCCCAcgtcacacatacacacagaaatggAGGCTGTGAACGGAGGCAAGATCATTCTCAGCCTGGGAATCAATCTGATTCTATTTTCTGTCG GTGCTGCAGGCGACTGTATCGTCTCAATCTACCAACCGCCTTACCTGGACGTGAACTACACCCAAAAGCCCGTGACCATGCAGTGCTCCTTCTCCACAGCGGGGTGCCCTGCAGAGCAACCAGCAATCCTGTGGTTTCGCTACGGCGCTCACCAGCCTGAGAACCTGTGCTTGGATGGATGCACAAAGGAGACAGACAAATTCACAGTTGTGAATTTGGCACAAGACAAGGTTTCCCTCACTATAAACAGGGTGGCTTTCGATGACAGTGCCATCTACATCTGTGGAGTAGCGTTTCCCAGCTCAGCGGGACCGAGAGCTAAGGGGACTGGAGAAGGGACGGTGCTGGTGGTAAGAG ATACAAAGGTTCTCAGCAAGGAACTCTTAGCACCGACGATTCTCTTATCGCTGCTGTGTGTCTACGTCACTGGTGTATTCGGGGTCTTCATCGTCCTCGCCAAA TCAAAATCTAACactctaagaaagaaagaaacagaggattCACAAAAG AAAAAGAGTGCTCGGCGTATTTTTCAGGAAATTGCTCAAGAACTATACAATAAGAGACACGTGGAAAGAAGCCAACAGCCT GAGAAAGACAATACTTACGAAAACAGAAGAGGACTTTCTAACTATGAAAGACCAtag